The Vicinamibacterales bacterium genome has a window encoding:
- a CDS encoding BON domain-containing protein, whose protein sequence is MKSLIASAFVSLIASAFVSLFVLAGAPAFAQEAPREDLQVFNDIAEQVNRYTQLTIFDSISASVNDGKVVLTGWVTMPYKRDDLERRVRKVDGITALDNKIGVLPVSQFDDDLRFRIARAIYSHSSFWNYAAMANPPIRVVVNRGHVTLEGVVNSNVERMLARSLASGFGAFEVKNELKTDAEVRAAMEPRKTN, encoded by the coding sequence ATGAAGTCACTGATCGCATCCGCATTCGTCTCACTGATCGCATCCGCATTCGTCTCACTGTTCGTTCTCGCCGGCGCGCCTGCTTTCGCGCAGGAAGCTCCGCGCGAGGATCTGCAGGTGTTCAACGACATCGCCGAGCAGGTCAATCGCTACACCCAGCTCACCATCTTCGACAGCATTTCCGCGTCGGTGAACGACGGCAAGGTGGTGCTCACCGGGTGGGTGACCATGCCGTACAAGCGCGACGATCTCGAACGGCGCGTGCGCAAGGTCGACGGCATCACGGCCCTCGACAACAAGATCGGCGTGCTGCCGGTCTCGCAGTTTGACGATGACCTGCGGTTCCGGATTGCGCGGGCCATCTACAGCCACTCGTCGTTCTGGAACTACGCCGCCATGGCCAACCCGCCCATCCGCGTGGTGGTCAACCGCGGTCACGTCACGCTGGAAGGCGTCGTCAACAGCAACGTCGAGCGCATGCTGGCGCGGTCGCTGGCGTCCGGCTTCGGGGCGTTCGAGGTGAAGAACGAGCTGAAGACCGACGCGGAGGTGCGGGCGGCGATGGAGCCGAGAAAGACGAATTGA
- a CDS encoding VWA domain-containing protein: MKNQSGPRAWMLATGLLALVSVSVLAQQPDGFRFKSGVELINVTATVTDRSGRFAARLTKDDFIIYEDNKPVEVTHFSADRTPVSLGIVVDSSGSMVGEKWSAAVSSIDRFFRMMNDELDEFFLYRFSANADLVLDWTNDRDRLATMLGRIHPNGGTAMYDAAVEAVPMAQSGQNRKKAVVIISDGNDTSSRTDIADVKRVIRETEVLVYAVGIDGQGQPTFQRQTPPIQQPRLPIPFPFPGGGRRMPMPQPQYPPPGGGGRGGTYSVGGGADDRVNVMALREMTDDSGGRTEIVRDARDLDPAVASIADELSQQYYLGYPSPGLKDGRWHTIRVEVRDPALKVRARKGYVATP; the protein is encoded by the coding sequence ATGAAGAACCAGTCCGGACCACGCGCGTGGATGCTGGCCACCGGCCTGCTGGCGCTGGTGAGCGTGAGCGTGCTGGCCCAGCAACCTGACGGCTTCCGGTTCAAGAGCGGCGTCGAGTTGATCAACGTGACGGCCACCGTCACCGACCGGTCCGGCCGCTTCGCCGCCCGCCTGACCAAGGACGACTTCATCATCTACGAAGACAACAAGCCGGTCGAGGTCACGCACTTCAGTGCCGACCGCACGCCGGTGAGCCTCGGCATTGTCGTTGACAGCAGCGGCAGCATGGTCGGCGAGAAGTGGTCGGCGGCGGTGAGCTCGATCGATCGCTTCTTCCGGATGATGAACGACGAGCTCGACGAGTTTTTCCTGTATCGCTTCAGCGCCAACGCCGATCTCGTGCTCGACTGGACCAACGACCGCGATCGGCTGGCGACGATGCTGGGCCGCATCCATCCCAATGGCGGCACGGCGATGTACGATGCCGCGGTTGAGGCCGTGCCGATGGCGCAGAGCGGCCAGAACCGCAAGAAGGCGGTGGTCATCATCTCCGACGGCAACGACACCAGCAGCCGCACCGACATCGCCGACGTGAAACGCGTGATCCGTGAGACCGAAGTGCTGGTCTACGCCGTCGGCATCGACGGCCAGGGCCAGCCGACCTTCCAGCGCCAGACCCCGCCCATTCAGCAGCCGCGGCTGCCGATTCCGTTCCCGTTTCCCGGTGGCGGCAGGCGCATGCCCATGCCGCAGCCGCAGTATCCGCCTCCGGGCGGCGGCGGGCGCGGCGGCACCTACTCGGTTGGCGGCGGCGCCGATGATCGCGTGAACGTGATGGCGCTGCGCGAGATGACCGACGACAGCGGCGGCCGCACCGAAATCGTGCGCGACGCGCGCGATCTGGATCCCGCCGTGGCCAGCATCGCTGATGAGCTGAGCCAGCAGTACTACCTGGGCTATCCCAGCCCGGGACTCAAGGACGGCCGGTGGCATACCATTCGCGTGGAGGTCCGAGACCCTGCGCTCAAAGTGCGAGCGCGAAAGGGATACGTCGCCACGCCATAG
- a CDS encoding TonB family protein has protein sequence MLGILPADVYTARDIAEAAGVSEARVRALVARGEIRSVAAQLPIGGQAELAEFVAQDEAVRAVRALKAGTTVSVAGELGLGRELFAQGTRAHRSTTVPLIVSTSLHGIAVAAILFVASLGFAVADERTEPLKAPEPIRMVFLVSPGPGGGGGGGGLLMKKPAPKAARKGIERISSPLPARKLPPPMRPTPKPPEPPPPPLEAKQLPPVMAPIATKAADVETREGVLANVPETPPSQGPGAGGGAGTGRGTGLGQGEGSGIGDGSGGGTGGGPFRPGSGVEPPRLLREVKADYSDEARRANIEGEVELEIVVRRDGTVGDVKVLRGLRGGLNERAVQAVRQWRFAPGRMKGVPVDVVVQVGVEFRLR, from the coding sequence ATGCTTGGAATCCTTCCTGCCGACGTCTACACGGCCCGCGACATCGCGGAGGCGGCCGGGGTGTCTGAAGCCCGGGTGCGGGCACTCGTCGCCCGCGGTGAAATCCGTTCGGTGGCCGCGCAGCTCCCGATTGGCGGACAGGCAGAGCTGGCCGAGTTCGTCGCGCAGGACGAGGCTGTCCGCGCCGTCCGCGCGCTGAAGGCCGGCACCACCGTCAGCGTGGCCGGCGAGTTGGGCCTGGGCCGCGAACTGTTCGCGCAAGGCACGCGCGCGCACCGCTCGACCACCGTTCCGCTGATCGTCTCGACGAGTCTGCACGGGATCGCGGTCGCGGCCATCCTCTTCGTGGCGAGCCTCGGCTTTGCCGTCGCCGACGAGCGCACGGAACCGTTGAAGGCTCCGGAGCCAATCCGGATGGTGTTCCTCGTCTCACCCGGTCCCGGCGGCGGTGGCGGTGGCGGCGGGTTGTTGATGAAGAAGCCGGCGCCGAAGGCGGCACGCAAGGGCATCGAGCGGATCAGCAGTCCGCTGCCGGCGCGCAAGTTGCCGCCGCCCATGCGGCCCACACCGAAACCGCCTGAGCCGCCGCCGCCGCCGCTTGAAGCCAAGCAGCTGCCGCCGGTAATGGCGCCCATTGCGACCAAGGCCGCGGATGTGGAGACGCGCGAAGGCGTGCTCGCGAACGTGCCCGAGACGCCGCCGAGCCAGGGGCCCGGCGCGGGTGGTGGCGCCGGCACGGGCCGCGGCACGGGCCTTGGCCAAGGCGAGGGGAGCGGCATCGGCGATGGATCCGGTGGCGGCACCGGCGGCGGCCCCTTCCGCCCCGGCAGCGGCGTCGAGCCGCCGCGCCTGCTGCGCGAAGTGAAAGCCGACTACTCAGACGAGGCGCGGCGCGCGAACATCGAAGGCGAAGTCGAACTCGAGATCGTCGTACGGCGCGACGGCACAGTGGGTGATGTGAAGGTGCTGCGCGGGCTGCGCGGCGGCTTGAACGAGCGCGCGGTGCAGGCGGTCCGCCAGTGGCGCTTCGCGCCGGGGCGCATGAAGGGCGTGCCGGTTGATGTCGTCGTGCAAGTCGGAGTCGAGTTCCGGTTGCGATAG
- a CDS encoding peptidyl-alpha-hydroxyglycine alpha-amidating lyase family protein, producing MRRPTLAVLATMWLLSPASLLMQEPAAPPYRLIPGWGTLPGGATWGEVPGMAIDAGGRIFAFHRAETPIVELDRDGTILKTWGEKLFAWPHGIRVDRFGYLWITDGQARNGLGQQVFKYSRDGTLLMTLGTKAVRGEGPDTFGGPCDVAVAENGDIFVADGHFNSRIVKFSKDGTFIKAWGKKGSGPGEFNLPHTLVIDSRGRVLVGDRSNNRIQIFDQDGAFIDQWTQFGTPSGIYITPDDTLYVVDYNVKKGVFIGSAKDGSVKYKVDDAVAEGVAVDAEGNIYVGETVPGTTLTGQPGGHIVRKLARVK from the coding sequence ATGCGCCGACCGACCCTGGCCGTGCTCGCCACGATGTGGCTGCTCTCCCCCGCGTCGCTCCTGATGCAGGAGCCGGCGGCTCCGCCCTATCGTCTGATCCCCGGCTGGGGCACGCTGCCTGGCGGCGCCACGTGGGGCGAAGTGCCCGGCATGGCCATCGACGCCGGCGGCAGGATCTTCGCCTTCCATCGGGCCGAGACGCCCATTGTCGAACTGGATCGCGACGGCACGATCTTGAAGACGTGGGGCGAGAAGCTGTTCGCGTGGCCCCACGGCATCCGCGTCGATCGATTCGGCTATCTCTGGATCACCGACGGACAGGCCCGCAACGGCCTCGGCCAGCAGGTGTTCAAGTACAGCCGCGACGGCACGTTGCTGATGACGTTGGGCACAAAGGCCGTGCGGGGTGAAGGTCCCGACACGTTCGGCGGGCCGTGTGACGTCGCGGTGGCCGAGAACGGCGACATCTTCGTCGCCGACGGCCACTTCAACTCGCGCATCGTGAAGTTTTCCAAGGACGGCACCTTCATCAAGGCCTGGGGCAAGAAGGGCAGCGGGCCCGGCGAGTTCAACCTGCCGCACACGCTCGTGATCGACTCGCGCGGCCGCGTGCTGGTCGGCGACCGCTCGAACAACCGCATCCAGATCTTCGATCAGGACGGCGCCTTCATCGATCAGTGGACCCAGTTCGGCACGCCGAGCGGTATCTACATCACCCCCGACGACACCCTTTATGTAGTGGACTACAACGTCAAGAAGGGCGTGTTCATCGGCAGCGCCAAAGACGGCTCGGTCAAGTACAAGGTGGATGACGCGGTCGCGGAGGGCGTGGCGGTGGATGCGGAGGGCAATATCTACGTGGGTGAAACTGTTCCGGGCACCACGCTCACCGGCCAGCCGGGCGGCCACATCGTCCGGAAGCTGGCCCGGGTGAAATAG
- a CDS encoding FHA domain-containing protein, protein MIMSLRIGHRRYGLANGANSIGRDPESTVCINDSSVSRAHARITIEDAQAQIEDLNSKNGTSVQNQPIAGPTVLADGDEIEFGHVKSWFIIELNEDPPTTTHL, encoded by the coding sequence ATGATCATGAGCCTCCGCATTGGCCATCGTCGTTACGGGCTGGCGAACGGAGCCAACTCGATCGGCCGCGACCCCGAATCCACGGTGTGCATCAACGATTCGAGCGTGTCGCGGGCGCACGCCCGCATCACGATCGAGGACGCGCAGGCGCAGATCGAGGATCTCAACAGCAAGAACGGCACGTCGGTGCAGAACCAGCCGATCGCCGGGCCAACCGTGCTGGCCGACGGCGACGAAATCGAGTTCGGTCACGTCAAGAGCTGGTTCATCATCGAGCTGAACGAAGACCCGCCGACGACGACGCACCTATGA
- a CDS encoding class I SAM-dependent methyltransferase has protein sequence MIGIFLRLLKGGRTRAMDPLQVSMTGVRMGERFLQVGCSDRALLSGLAARVGLSGAAAVATFDEASARRASGVGAKVGALIEVRPVEGRALPFDSDHFDMIVIDDTSGSFAAIDEPARLDYLRDACRIVRQGGRIEVVEGLGGGGMLHGAVRRPQGYDLLRDLTAAGFKPSRLLAEKDGFRFLEGLRPNS, from the coding sequence ATGATCGGCATTTTTCTCCGCCTGCTCAAGGGCGGCCGGACGCGCGCGATGGATCCGCTGCAGGTGTCGATGACCGGCGTGCGCATGGGGGAACGATTCCTCCAGGTCGGCTGCAGCGATCGCGCGCTGCTCTCGGGGCTGGCCGCCAGGGTCGGCCTGAGCGGCGCCGCCGCCGTCGCCACGTTCGACGAGGCCTCCGCCCGGCGCGCGAGCGGGGTCGGCGCGAAGGTCGGGGCGCTGATTGAGGTGCGCCCCGTCGAGGGACGCGCCCTGCCCTTCGACAGCGACCACTTCGACATGATTGTCATCGACGACACCAGCGGCAGCTTTGCCGCCATCGACGAACCGGCGCGCCTCGATTACCTGCGCGACGCCTGCCGCATTGTTCGCCAGGGCGGCCGCATCGAAGTGGTGGAAGGACTGGGCGGCGGCGGGATGCTGCACGGCGCCGTGAGGCGGCCGCAGGGCTACGACCTGTTGCGCGACCTGACCGCGGCCGGCTTCAAGCCGTCGCGGCTGCTCGCCGAAAAAGACGGCTTCCGCTTTCTCGAAGGCCTCCGCCCCAACTCATAG
- a CDS encoding inositol-3-phosphate synthase, protein MKQPLEIAPAQGKLGILLVGLGAVSTTTIAGVIAIRKGLAKPIGSLTQMGTIRLGKRADRRSPKINEFVPLADLNDIVFGGWDIFEEDCYAAACTAGVLDRQLLDSIRPELEAIKPMSAVFDQRYVKRLSGPNVKKGKNKKDLADQLIADIRGFKEKHNCARLVMVWCGSTEVFMKEGPVHQSLASFEKGLELSDDTIPSSMVYAYAALKEGIPFANAAPNLTADIPAMLELAAKTGAPICGNDMKTGQTLIKTIIAPGLKARLLGVKGWYSTNILGNRDGEVLDDPESFKTKEESKKSALDYIFQPHLYPDLYKDISHVVRINYYPPRGDNKEGWDNIDIVGWLGYPMQLKINFLCRDSILAAPIVLDSALFLDLAKRAGLGGIQEWLSFYYKAPMHAKDLYPEHDLFIQLMKLKNTLRYLKGEEMVTHLVEDYD, encoded by the coding sequence GTGAAACAACCCCTAGAAATCGCTCCAGCCCAGGGCAAACTGGGCATCCTGCTCGTTGGGCTCGGCGCGGTCAGCACCACCACGATCGCCGGCGTCATCGCCATCCGCAAGGGCCTCGCAAAGCCCATTGGCTCCCTCACCCAAATGGGCACGATCCGCCTCGGCAAGCGCGCCGATCGCCGCTCCCCCAAGATCAACGAATTCGTGCCGCTGGCCGACCTCAACGACATCGTGTTCGGCGGCTGGGACATCTTCGAAGAAGACTGCTACGCCGCGGCCTGCACGGCCGGCGTGCTCGACCGCCAGTTGCTGGATTCGATCCGCCCCGAGCTCGAGGCGATCAAGCCGATGTCGGCGGTGTTCGATCAGCGCTACGTCAAGCGCCTGTCGGGCCCCAACGTCAAGAAGGGCAAGAACAAGAAGGACCTCGCCGATCAGCTGATTGCCGACATCCGGGGCTTCAAAGAGAAGCACAACTGCGCCCGCCTGGTGATGGTGTGGTGCGGCAGCACCGAAGTGTTCATGAAGGAAGGCCCGGTGCACCAGTCGCTGGCCTCGTTCGAGAAGGGCCTCGAGCTGAGCGACGACACGATCCCGTCGAGCATGGTCTACGCCTACGCCGCGCTCAAGGAAGGCATTCCGTTCGCCAACGCCGCGCCCAATCTCACCGCCGACATTCCCGCCATGCTGGAACTGGCCGCGAAGACCGGCGCGCCGATCTGCGGCAACGACATGAAGACCGGGCAGACGCTGATCAAGACGATCATCGCGCCCGGCCTGAAGGCGCGCCTGCTCGGCGTCAAGGGCTGGTACTCCACCAACATCCTCGGCAACCGCGACGGCGAGGTGCTGGACGATCCGGAGTCGTTCAAGACCAAGGAAGAAAGCAAGAAGTCGGCGCTCGACTACATCTTCCAGCCGCACCTCTACCCCGACCTCTACAAGGACATCTCGCACGTCGTCCGCATCAACTACTACCCGCCGCGCGGCGACAACAAAGAGGGCTGGGACAACATCGACATCGTCGGCTGGCTCGGTTACCCGATGCAGCTCAAGATCAACTTCCTGTGCCGCGACTCGATCCTGGCGGCGCCGATCGTGCTCGACTCGGCGTTGTTCCTCGACCTGGCGAAGCGCGCCGGCCTGGGCGGCATCCAGGAATGGCTGTCGTTCTACTACAAGGCGCCGATGCACGCCAAGGACCTCTACCCGGAACACGACCTCTTCATTCAGCTGATGAAGCTGAAGAACACGCTTCGTTACCTGAAGGGTGAAGAGATGGTCACGCACCTCGTTGAGGATTACGATTAG
- a CDS encoding DUF5518 domain-containing protein, whose translation MTPSKTQPALLGGLAIGVLSALPVINVANCCCAWILFGGALAAYLMQQNHPEPIGVGDGAVVGLLAGVVGTFVWLVLSIPISAALAPFQGQMLQRALSNASDMAPEARALLERLSSGPAVGLGLIFGFFVMLCVSTLFGMIGGLFGALMFRKNAPPPPPPPHIPSFTSDSFPAPPIPGEERH comes from the coding sequence ATGACCCCGTCAAAGACCCAACCGGCGCTGTTAGGCGGCCTGGCGATTGGCGTGCTCTCCGCACTGCCGGTCATCAACGTCGCCAACTGCTGCTGCGCGTGGATTCTCTTTGGCGGGGCGCTCGCCGCCTACCTGATGCAGCAGAACCACCCCGAGCCGATCGGGGTGGGCGACGGCGCCGTCGTCGGGCTGCTGGCCGGCGTGGTCGGCACGTTCGTGTGGCTGGTGCTCTCCATTCCGATCAGCGCCGCGCTGGCGCCGTTCCAGGGCCAGATGCTGCAGCGCGCGCTGAGCAATGCCTCCGACATGGCGCCCGAGGCGCGTGCCCTCCTCGAACGCCTGTCGTCGGGCCCCGCCGTCGGGCTCGGCCTCATCTTCGGGTTCTTCGTCATGCTGTGCGTCAGCACGCTGTTCGGCATGATCGGCGGGCTGTTCGGGGCGCTGATGTTCCGCAAGAACGCCCCGCCGCCACCTCCGCCGCCGCACATCCCGAGCTTCACGTCGGATTCGTTCCCGGCGCCGCC